In Bacillus sp. KH172YL63, one genomic interval encodes:
- the pulA gene encoding type I pullulanase, with product MLVISRQYDAFLDTFQTITMILPYDYHGGESSHFSLIKGDEMIALHIEEKTPLNDAMKYVTTLQGEKVILGEHYEIIDEHQTTTDLQIGAVIRTEEFDQRYFYDGNDLGVTYQEGRTIFKVWAPTATEVRLKLRSPDGEEIQYPYERTENGVWACQVNTDVTGYSYTILPCINLVWEEVVDPYAKSVSVDSEWGCIVDPGQQNKPLPPLHSPADAVIYELNIRDFSAQKESGMTFKGKYRAFTERGTSTPNGYSSGVDYLKELGVTHVELLPVNDFGGVTDSPSDTSYNWGYNPLFFNAPEGSYSLNPENPAERIKELKAVIESLHEENIRVIMDVVYNHVYIREESSFEKLVPGYYFRHDENGLPSNGTGVGNDFASERLMARKFIVDSILYWMTEYGVDGFRFDLMGILDVETMNMIRKEVDARLPGAIIIGEGWDLNTPLPPHHKANLRNAQQLPGIGQFNDWFRDTIKGSTFNLYDKGFALGQGHLEQKVELVLTGSVGMKEGERGLFKDPTQSVNYVESHDNHTLWDKMQACMNEDEETLRLRHKLATTMVLLSQGIPFLHAGQEFFRTKKGVENSYNSPVEINQLDWLRRERYDDVVQYVKALIQIRKSHGAFRFHSSELIRQHVSVSHEIENLVVVSYRNVHPYGPWNDIFMVFHADAKGCEYALPEGGGWICLSDGNAADVGGLYELKESVITLEPVSSYVFVR from the coding sequence GTGTTAGTCATAAGCAGGCAGTACGATGCATTCTTGGATACCTTTCAGACGATCACCATGATCCTTCCCTACGATTACCATGGGGGAGAATCAAGTCATTTCTCCCTGATCAAAGGGGATGAAATGATTGCCCTGCACATCGAAGAAAAGACGCCCCTGAATGACGCGATGAAATATGTCACGACGCTGCAGGGAGAGAAGGTCATATTGGGGGAACACTACGAAATCATAGATGAACACCAGACAACAACAGACCTGCAGATCGGTGCCGTCATCCGTACAGAAGAATTCGATCAGCGCTATTTCTACGATGGAAACGACCTTGGTGTTACATACCAAGAGGGACGCACCATCTTCAAAGTGTGGGCACCGACTGCGACAGAGGTCCGCCTTAAGCTGCGGTCCCCGGACGGAGAAGAGATTCAGTACCCGTATGAACGGACTGAAAACGGTGTCTGGGCATGTCAGGTGAATACCGATGTCACGGGATATTCCTATACGATCCTTCCCTGCATCAACCTGGTTTGGGAGGAAGTTGTCGATCCCTATGCGAAGTCTGTCTCAGTCGACAGTGAATGGGGGTGCATCGTGGATCCGGGTCAGCAGAACAAGCCTTTACCCCCTCTTCATTCCCCGGCAGATGCGGTCATCTACGAATTGAATATCCGTGATTTCTCAGCACAGAAAGAGAGCGGGATGACGTTCAAAGGGAAATACCGTGCCTTCACAGAACGGGGGACTTCGACACCGAATGGTTACAGCTCCGGGGTTGATTACTTAAAAGAACTCGGGGTGACGCATGTAGAGTTACTGCCTGTGAATGATTTCGGCGGAGTGACCGACAGCCCGTCCGACACAAGCTATAACTGGGGTTACAACCCGCTGTTCTTCAATGCACCTGAAGGGAGCTACAGCTTAAATCCTGAAAATCCGGCTGAGCGGATTAAGGAATTAAAGGCGGTCATTGAAAGCCTGCACGAAGAGAACATCCGGGTGATCATGGACGTCGTTTATAACCATGTGTACATCAGGGAGGAATCCTCCTTTGAGAAGCTTGTTCCGGGATATTATTTCCGCCATGATGAAAACGGCCTCCCTTCAAACGGGACCGGGGTAGGGAACGATTTTGCCTCAGAGCGGCTGATGGCGAGGAAATTCATCGTCGATTCGATTCTGTACTGGATGACCGAATACGGCGTGGACGGCTTCCGCTTTGATTTGATGGGCATCCTTGATGTGGAGACGATGAACATGATCCGCAAAGAGGTGGACGCCCGCCTCCCCGGAGCGATCATCATAGGAGAGGGCTGGGATTTGAATACACCGCTGCCTCCCCACCACAAAGCAAACTTGCGAAATGCCCAACAGCTCCCGGGAATCGGTCAATTTAATGATTGGTTCAGGGACACGATCAAGGGAAGCACATTCAATTTATACGATAAGGGATTCGCCCTCGGCCAGGGCCACCTCGAACAAAAGGTCGAACTCGTCCTGACCGGGAGCGTAGGAATGAAAGAAGGGGAGCGGGGACTGTTCAAGGATCCGACCCAATCTGTCAATTATGTGGAATCACATGATAATCACACGCTGTGGGATAAAATGCAGGCGTGCATGAACGAAGATGAAGAAACGCTGAGACTGCGCCATAAACTGGCGACGACCATGGTCCTGCTGTCACAAGGCATCCCTTTCCTTCATGCCGGACAGGAATTCTTCCGGACGAAAAAAGGGGTTGAGAACAGCTATAATTCCCCGGTCGAGATCAATCAGCTTGATTGGCTCAGAAGGGAAAGATATGACGATGTGGTTCAGTATGTGAAAGCGCTGATTCAAATCCGTAAAAGCCACGGTGCCTTCCGTTTTCACAGCAGTGAACTCATCAGGCAGCATGTGTCGGTTTCCCACGAGATTGAGAATCTCGTTGTCGTCTCTTACAGGAATGTGCATCCATACGGACCCTGGAATGACATCTTCATGGTCTTTCATGCGGATGCAAAGGGTTGTGAATATGCCCTTCCGGAAGGGGGAGGCTGGATCTGTTTATCAGACGGAAACGCTGCAGACGTCGGGGGGCTATACGAGCTGAAGGAGTCAGTGATCACCCTTGAACCGGTATCTTCCTATGTGTTTGTGAGATGA
- a CDS encoding diacylglycerol/lipid kinase family protein, whose protein sequence is MRTIFIVNPSAKNQHSLSSWEAFRKQIDIPHEVFITEHPSDVKTIISRLVARSPDEQILVVGVGGDGTMNSLIRGAIGFDQVVIGYIPSGSGNDFARGYNWPNKKSEAYTLIKQRFMEKETVNLDSGAFSLNDGANGHFVNNIGIGFDAEIARKANLSSFKKWLNRWSLGQLIYPILVCKEALTFRPFTVTGTIDGKTQVFHKVWFVTISNQPYFGGGMKIAPLASPADGELDFTIVHGLSRWKLLLVFLSVFLGKHTAFKEVYSGTGERITIRSDQDVPIHADGETVEALKKGKELDVHVLPLSWKMLNRSG, encoded by the coding sequence ATGAGAACGATCTTCATTGTGAATCCATCAGCGAAGAATCAGCATTCATTGTCTTCCTGGGAAGCGTTCCGGAAGCAGATCGATATCCCCCACGAAGTGTTTATCACCGAACATCCAAGTGACGTGAAAACGATTATTTCCCGCCTGGTCGCCCGCTCACCTGATGAGCAGATCCTGGTCGTCGGAGTCGGCGGGGACGGGACGATGAACTCTCTGATCAGGGGTGCGATCGGTTTTGATCAGGTGGTGATAGGGTATATTCCATCAGGAAGTGGCAATGATTTTGCAAGGGGCTATAATTGGCCTAACAAAAAATCTGAAGCATATACCTTAATAAAACAACGATTCATGGAAAAAGAAACCGTCAACCTGGATTCGGGTGCCTTCTCATTGAATGACGGAGCAAATGGGCATTTTGTGAATAATATAGGAATAGGATTCGATGCGGAAATTGCCCGGAAAGCCAATCTCTCTTCATTCAAGAAATGGCTCAACAGATGGTCACTCGGTCAGTTGATTTATCCAATCCTCGTCTGTAAAGAAGCGCTCACCTTTCGGCCCTTTACAGTGACGGGCACGATAGACGGAAAGACACAAGTGTTTCACAAAGTATGGTTCGTGACGATCTCGAATCAGCCTTATTTCGGCGGAGGGATGAAAATCGCCCCTCTTGCCTCCCCGGCCGACGGTGAGCTGGACTTCACCATTGTCCATGGACTGTCACGGTGGAAATTACTCCTTGTCTTTCTCTCCGTGTTCTTAGGGAAACATACAGCTTTCAAGGAGGTATATTCGGGAACGGGTGAGAGGATCACGATCCGGTCCGATCAGGATGTACCCATCCATGCAGATGGAGAAACGGTGGAGGCTTTGAAGAAAGGAAAGGAACTGGATGTGCATGTTCTTCCATTGAGTTGGAAAATGTTAAACAGAAGTGGGTGA
- a CDS encoding nuclease-related domain-containing protein translates to MKQHWETGELPEPLPVEESEEERNTMKEKLFSFFKKKEEEEEADVQAAEPDDEDIEFEMDTNHGIQSEEELKLSFLDMVYEFQLRWASSTIMEKSYVDNSYHYDERLHYLLQRFPDNIFVLYNPILKIKNAPVELETILITPTGIWCLTFLEFEDGTAYLGSGDRFWLKKWGDMEKKVLNPLIGLKRMERIIHQIMRHAGVELPIHQAVISRNGYIDYPQAPAGIQFLDKRQHPAWFQKQRSSTSPIKSVQLKAAQAVLEYCQTTSFKRLQWENAAPASDENLT, encoded by the coding sequence ATGAAACAACATTGGGAAACCGGGGAGCTCCCCGAACCTCTTCCTGTCGAAGAGTCAGAGGAAGAGAGAAACACAATGAAAGAAAAGCTTTTCTCCTTTTTCAAAAAGAAAGAAGAAGAGGAGGAGGCAGACGTTCAGGCTGCAGAACCTGATGACGAAGACATTGAATTCGAGATGGACACCAATCATGGCATCCAGTCAGAGGAAGAACTGAAGCTGTCTTTTCTCGATATGGTATATGAGTTCCAATTGCGTTGGGCAAGTTCGACGATTATGGAAAAATCCTACGTGGATAACAGCTACCACTATGACGAGCGGCTTCATTATTTACTGCAGCGGTTCCCGGATAATATCTTCGTTCTCTACAACCCGATCCTGAAAATCAAAAACGCGCCAGTGGAACTCGAGACGATCCTGATCACGCCGACAGGGATTTGGTGCCTGACATTCCTGGAGTTTGAAGACGGGACGGCTTATCTTGGTTCAGGGGATAGATTCTGGCTGAAAAAGTGGGGAGACATGGAGAAGAAGGTGTTGAACCCGCTCATCGGTTTGAAAAGGATGGAGCGGATCATCCATCAGATTATGCGACATGCAGGCGTGGAGCTTCCGATCCATCAGGCTGTCATCAGCAGAAACGGTTATATCGACTATCCACAGGCACCTGCAGGGATTCAGTTCCTTGACAAGCGCCAGCATCCAGCGTGGTTCCAGAAGCAGCGTTCCAGCACATCCCCTATCAAAAGCGTGCAGCTGAAGGCTGCTCAAGCGGTGCTCGAGTACTGTCAGACCACTTCCTTCAAAAGGCTTCAGTGGGAGAATGCTGCACCTGCATCAGATGAGAATCTGACATGA
- the thpR gene encoding RNA 2',3'-cyclic phosphodiesterase: protein MSNPHYFFALSLPKETKRWINEQVQPLQAAGALKKWVHPEDYHLTLAFLGSAGDLGPVVEKVGDVYRPAFRLTLNGFGTFGKSDQPRIFWMGAEDSAQLQHLRDRVYDSCEEEGYVLDKRPFSPHITVGRKWAGLKPFTHEWLEPFLPETSHSFMPQSIVLYQTHLDRLPKYEALYTFPLQQIDRHERNDPYGTAD, encoded by the coding sequence ATGTCGAACCCCCACTACTTCTTTGCGCTTTCTTTGCCGAAAGAAACGAAACGCTGGATAAATGAACAGGTGCAGCCGCTGCAGGCTGCAGGAGCCCTCAAGAAATGGGTGCATCCCGAAGATTATCATCTCACACTCGCCTTCCTTGGAAGTGCAGGGGATCTGGGTCCGGTCGTCGAAAAGGTGGGGGATGTGTACCGTCCCGCTTTCCGATTGACACTGAACGGCTTCGGGACCTTCGGGAAAAGTGATCAGCCCAGAATCTTCTGGATGGGGGCAGAGGACTCGGCGCAGTTGCAGCATCTCAGGGACCGGGTGTATGACTCCTGTGAGGAAGAGGGGTATGTGCTTGACAAGCGTCCATTTTCACCACATATCACTGTAGGAAGAAAATGGGCCGGGCTCAAGCCTTTCACCCATGAATGGCTTGAGCCGTTCCTTCCTGAAACATCGCATTCATTTATGCCGCAAAGCATTGTTTTATATCAAACACACCTAGACCGGCTTCCGAAATACGAAGCGCTATATACATTCCCGTTACAGCAAATTGACCGTCATGAAAGGAACGATCCATATGGCACAGCTGATTAA
- the cysK gene encoding cysteine synthase A — MKVVQNIAELIGDTPLVKLNRLNPEGGADVYVKLEFYNPSKSVKDRAAYQMIVEAEKAGHLKEGSTIIEPTSGNTGIGLAMNAAARGYRSILVMPDTMTQERINLLKAYGAEVVLTPGDEKMPGAIEKAKELTKEIPNSFMPMQFENDANPNAHRKTTALEIVEAMKEIGKPLSAFVATAGTGGTITGTGEVLREHYPDLSVHVVEPAGSPVLSGGKPGKHKLVGTSPGFVPEILNTDVYDKIHKIEDEQAYDIARRMASEEGILVGPSSGAACYAAIEVAKTLSPDDVVVCIACDTGERYLSSDLFRF; from the coding sequence ATGAAAGTAGTACAAAATATAGCCGAACTGATCGGGGACACACCCCTTGTTAAATTGAACCGTCTGAATCCAGAAGGCGGAGCCGATGTATATGTGAAATTGGAATTCTACAATCCGAGTAAAAGCGTGAAGGACCGGGCTGCCTACCAGATGATCGTGGAAGCGGAAAAAGCCGGCCACCTGAAGGAAGGATCGACCATCATCGAGCCGACGAGCGGGAATACAGGAATCGGCCTTGCCATGAACGCAGCAGCGAGGGGCTATCGGTCCATCCTCGTGATGCCTGACACGATGACCCAGGAGCGCATCAATCTCCTTAAAGCCTATGGAGCGGAAGTCGTATTGACACCAGGGGATGAAAAAATGCCAGGTGCCATCGAAAAAGCGAAAGAATTGACGAAAGAAATCCCGAACAGCTTCATGCCGATGCAGTTCGAGAATGATGCCAATCCGAATGCACACCGAAAGACGACGGCACTTGAAATCGTGGAAGCGATGAAAGAAATCGGCAAACCGCTGTCAGCCTTTGTCGCGACGGCAGGAACCGGCGGGACGATCACCGGTACTGGCGAAGTGTTGCGGGAGCATTATCCGGACCTTTCCGTACACGTCGTCGAGCCGGCAGGATCCCCGGTCCTTTCTGGAGGGAAGCCAGGAAAGCATAAGCTTGTCGGCACAAGCCCAGGGTTTGTACCTGAGATCCTGAATACAGATGTGTACGATAAAATCCATAAAATCGAAGACGAACAGGCCTATGATATCGCCCGCAGAATGGCGAGCGAAGAAGGGATACTGGTCGGACCGTCTTCAGGTGCTGCCTGCTATGCAGCCATTGAAGTCGCCAAGACGCTGTCACCTGACGATGTGGTCGTCTGCATTGCATGCGATACAGGCGAAAGATACCTGTCGAGCGATCTGTTCCGATTCTGA
- the dat gene encoding D-amino-acid transaminase — protein MSTVFVNGELIQRDDAKIDIEDRGYQFGDGIYEVIRVYGGNTFTMKEHMDRLYESGEKMKLVIPYTQEEFTSLLLRLIETNGVKDGIVYVQVTRGVAPRQHHFPSGKVPGSVVAYTKDFPVPSAMMEQGVTAKLAEDIRWLRCDIKSLNLLGNLLAKEEAASEGHFEAILHRGDTVTEGSSSNAFIVRDGSIFTHPATNLILNGITRRVIKDLCEAHDIPFREEAFTVSELLGAEEIFIASTTSEVMPVVKIGGQAVGDGKPGTVTKKLQSLFRNRKNR, from the coding sequence ATGAGCACAGTTTTTGTCAACGGGGAACTGATACAACGTGACGATGCGAAAATCGATATTGAGGACCGTGGCTACCAATTCGGGGACGGTATCTATGAAGTGATCAGGGTATACGGCGGAAACACGTTCACCATGAAGGAACATATGGATCGGCTGTATGAAAGTGGAGAAAAGATGAAGCTTGTCATCCCATATACCCAGGAGGAGTTCACTTCGCTTCTTCTTCGATTGATCGAGACGAATGGGGTGAAAGACGGGATTGTGTATGTCCAGGTGACACGGGGGGTTGCTCCCCGCCAGCATCACTTCCCTTCAGGGAAAGTGCCGGGAAGTGTCGTTGCTTATACGAAAGACTTCCCTGTCCCGTCAGCTATGATGGAGCAGGGTGTCACTGCGAAGCTTGCAGAAGATATCAGATGGCTGCGTTGTGACATTAAGAGCCTGAATCTGTTGGGGAATCTCCTTGCAAAGGAAGAAGCGGCTTCAGAAGGTCATTTTGAAGCAATCCTCCACCGGGGGGATACGGTGACGGAAGGGTCGTCATCGAATGCGTTCATCGTCAGGGATGGCAGCATTTTTACCCATCCTGCTACGAATCTGATCCTAAACGGCATTACAAGGAGAGTCATCAAAGACCTTTGTGAGGCACATGACATCCCATTCCGGGAAGAGGCGTTTACGGTGTCTGAATTGTTAGGAGCCGAAGAAATCTTTATTGCAAGTACCACTTCAGAAGTGATGCCTGTCGTCAAGATCGGCGGGCAGGCGGTCGGTGACGGGAAACCGGGTACCGTCACGAAGAAGCTTCAATCCCTGTTCAGGAACAGGAAGAATCGTTAA
- the pepV gene encoding dipeptidase PepV: MSINWMNEVEKRKDDLIKDLQKFLQIKSVLDEENATDDAPLGKGVKEALDYLLTLGGKDGFTPKNVDHLAGHLEFGEGKDLLGILCHVDVVPEGDGWSVDPYGGEVKDGKIYARGAIDDKGPTMAAYYAMKIVKDLDPDFSKRVRMIIGTDEESDWRCVDHYFSKEEMPTIGFAPDADFPIIHAEKGIADYDLVQKKTAEDADAGIKVLSFESGRRYNMVPDYAKAVLFVDEDHTKWVQNFEIFMKEEEIKGSYYIENGELIFEVEGVSSHGMEPDNGKNAGLFLAAFLTQLPLTSQGKEFFSFTAKHFFKDSRGIELGVSYTDDITGDLTINVGKLRYSEAEGGRLGLNMRYPVTFDMEKGKSIVENIDGYAIENFTDSKPHHVSKDDELVQTLKKVYEEQTGERGELLSIGGGTYARSLESGVAFGALFPGREDIAHQKDEYMFIEDLLKATAIYAQAIYELACQA, encoded by the coding sequence ATGAGTATAAATTGGATGAACGAAGTGGAGAAGCGGAAAGATGATTTGATAAAGGACTTACAGAAGTTCCTTCAGATCAAAAGCGTGCTGGATGAAGAAAATGCCACCGATGATGCACCACTCGGCAAAGGCGTGAAAGAAGCGCTTGATTATCTTTTGACATTAGGTGGAAAAGACGGCTTTACTCCTAAAAATGTGGACCATCTTGCAGGTCATCTTGAGTTTGGAGAAGGAAAGGATCTCCTCGGGATCCTTTGTCACGTGGATGTTGTTCCTGAAGGAGACGGTTGGAGTGTTGATCCGTATGGCGGTGAAGTGAAGGACGGGAAGATTTACGCACGTGGGGCGATCGATGACAAGGGACCGACGATGGCTGCTTATTATGCGATGAAAATCGTGAAGGATCTTGACCCTGACTTTTCTAAGCGTGTCCGGATGATCATCGGGACCGATGAAGAAAGCGACTGGAGATGTGTGGATCACTATTTCAGCAAAGAGGAAATGCCGACGATCGGCTTTGCCCCGGATGCCGATTTCCCGATCATCCATGCGGAAAAAGGGATCGCTGATTATGATCTGGTACAGAAAAAGACGGCAGAAGACGCAGATGCCGGCATCAAGGTTCTTTCCTTTGAGTCGGGCCGACGCTACAATATGGTGCCTGATTATGCAAAGGCTGTTCTTTTCGTCGATGAAGATCATACGAAATGGGTGCAGAATTTCGAGATTTTCATGAAGGAAGAAGAGATCAAGGGAAGCTATTATATCGAAAATGGAGAACTGATTTTTGAAGTGGAAGGTGTATCTTCACATGGGATGGAGCCTGACAACGGGAAGAATGCCGGCCTGTTCCTGGCTGCTTTCTTAACACAGCTGCCGCTGACTTCCCAAGGGAAGGAGTTCTTCAGTTTCACGGCCAAGCATTTCTTTAAAGATTCAAGGGGGATTGAACTCGGCGTCAGCTATACCGATGACATCACCGGCGACTTGACGATCAATGTCGGCAAACTGCGCTATTCAGAAGCTGAAGGCGGACGCCTTGGCTTGAACATGCGCTATCCGGTAACTTTTGATATGGAAAAAGGAAAAAGCATCGTCGAAAACATCGATGGATATGCCATCGAGAACTTCACTGACAGCAAGCCTCACCATGTGTCAAAGGATGATGAACTCGTCCAAACGCTGAAAAAGGTGTATGAGGAACAAACCGGTGAACGTGGTGAATTATTAAGCATCGGCGGAGGGACGTATGCCCGCAGCCTGGAATCAGGTGTGGCTTTCGGTGCCCTGTTCCCGGGACGTGAAGACATTGCCCATCAGAAGGATGAGTATATGTTTATAGAGGACCTATTAAAAGCAACGGCAATTTATGCCCAGGCGATTTACGAATTAGCTTGTCAGGCATAA
- a CDS encoding DeoR family transcriptional regulator, whose protein sequence is MKPSTNRMLTRIKAVYMYINKKGTVTTQDLVDEFGITPRTIQRDLNVLAYNDLVESPSRGQWTTTEKKVKMTS, encoded by the coding sequence TTGAAACCTTCAACCAATCGTATGCTAACTAGAATCAAAGCTGTATACATGTACATCAACAAGAAAGGTACTGTAACAACCCAAGATCTTGTAGACGAATTTGGCATTACTCCTCGCACCATACAAAGAGATCTCAACGTGTTAGCGTATAACGACCTCGTAGAAAGCCCAAGCCGTGGTCAATGGACAACGACAGAAAAGAAAGTAAAGATGACATCATAA
- a CDS encoding pseudouridine synthase, translated as MRIDKMLANMGYGSRKEVKKLLKDGGLQVNGDVVKDGKIHIDTEKDTVMLYGETVEYREYVYLLMNKPPGVISATEDGREETVIDLLQLEDQIFNPFPVGRLDKDTEGFLLITNDGQLSHQLLSPKRHVPKTYFAVIDGMVTKADVKAFKNGVTLDDGYETKPGELTILKSGLTSEIELTITEGKFHQVKRMFESVGKRVTYLKRMTMGPLALDEDLALGEYRELTEEEVTLLKEFKPE; from the coding sequence ATGAGAATCGACAAAATGCTTGCCAATATGGGATACGGCAGCAGAAAAGAAGTGAAGAAATTATTAAAGGACGGCGGTCTTCAGGTGAATGGAGACGTCGTCAAGGACGGAAAGATCCACATTGATACTGAAAAAGATACGGTCATGCTTTACGGTGAAACGGTCGAGTACCGGGAATACGTCTACCTCCTGATGAATAAGCCGCCAGGGGTCATCTCGGCAACCGAGGATGGCCGGGAGGAAACGGTGATAGATTTACTTCAATTGGAAGATCAAATTTTCAACCCTTTCCCGGTCGGGAGACTTGATAAAGATACAGAAGGATTCCTGCTGATCACGAACGACGGTCAGTTATCCCATCAGCTGCTTTCACCGAAACGGCATGTGCCGAAGACGTATTTTGCGGTGATTGACGGAATGGTGACGAAAGCGGACGTGAAAGCCTTCAAGAACGGGGTGACACTCGACGACGGTTACGAAACGAAACCAGGGGAGCTGACCATTTTAAAATCCGGTTTGACGTCAGAAATCGAATTGACGATCACCGAGGGTAAATTCCATCAGGTGAAAAGGATGTTCGAAAGTGTAGGGAAGCGTGTCACCTATCTGAAACGCATGACGATGGGACCGCTTGCGCTTGATGAAGACCTTGCACTCGGCGAGTACCGGGAATTGACGGAAGAGGAAGTCACGCTGTTGAAGGAATTTAAGCCTGAATAA